The proteins below are encoded in one region of Deltaproteobacteria bacterium:
- a CDS encoding helix-turn-helix domain-containing protein, whose protein sequence is MTEMEDRWLSVEEIGRYLGVSSDTVYRWIDKHTLPAHRMGRLWKFKKDEVDEWVKAGGAAEHYKKES, encoded by the coding sequence ATGACCGAGATGGAAGATCGCTGGTTGTCAGTAGAAGAGATAGGCAGATACCTCGGTGTCAGCAGTGACACCGTTTACCGCTGGATCGACAAGCACACGTTGCCCGCCCATCGCATGGGCCGTCTTTGGAAGTTCAAGAAAGACGAGGTCGACGAGTGGGTGAAGGCCGGTGGCGCGGCAGAACATTATAAAAAGGAATCCTGA